DNA from Castellaniella sp. MT123:
TGCAGCGCCGAGCTATACAGCGTGGCCGTCATCGCCTCGACCAACCCGAGCAGAATCCCGCCAATCAGCACGCCGGGGATAGACCCCAGACCGGCCAGTACAGTGATGATGAAGGCTTTGATGGTGAGCGACTCACCGATGGACGGCTGAATTACTTCATAGCTGAAGATGGCAACCCCCGCAAATGCCGCCAATATCCCAGCAATCAGGAAGGAAATGATTTCCGTGGCGTGCGGATTGATGCCCATGAGCGTGGCCGCTGCACGATTGCTGGCCACGGCCCGCACGGCCCGCCCATACCAGCTGCGCGACAACCACCACCAGAGCCCGACGAGCAAAATGGCGGCAATGACGAAGAACAGCACCTGCGCCTTCATGCTGAACAATGGCCCCACCACAACCGCATCCTGCAGCCAGGCTGAGCCCGTGGAATGAGGGTCAGCCTTCCAGATGAACAAGAAGGCGTTGGTCATGATCACGGCCACGCCATAACTGAGAATCAACGAATTGAGTTCGCGGTCCGCGCGGATCAGGCTGATCAGCCAATAAATAAGGACAGAGCACAGGCAGACCAGCACCAGCGCCACCGGAATCGCGAAGAGCGGGCTGATCCCCAGCTGGGTTTC
Protein-coding regions in this window:
- a CDS encoding branched-chain amino acid ABC transporter permease, whose protein sequence is MLDRLRDARQQSAPAPAGASCISNKGFFMIDLILQSVYSGILQGGLYALIGLGLALVFGTMNVINFAHGELILLAAYMAYVVETQLGISPLFAIPVALVLVCLCSVLIYWLISLIRADRELNSLILSYGVAVIMTNAFLFIWKADPHSTGSAWLQDAVVVGPLFSMKAQVLFFVIAAILLVGLWWWLSRSWYGRAVRAVASNRAAATLMGINPHATEIISFLIAGILAAFAGVAIFSYEVIQPSIGESLTIKAFIITVLAGLGSIPGVLIGGILLGLVEAMTATLYSSALQELVAMVLFLLVLFFMPNGLFGLRARRG